The proteins below come from a single Asterias rubens chromosome 9, eAstRub1.3, whole genome shotgun sequence genomic window:
- the LOC117294587 gene encoding kinesin-like protein KIF20B isoform X2: MANTTSFDDLSDSEDQDVTSSIDDLDTTQDVCKKNLLEDFAADAKLTRQSVAHGREHMQVHLRIRPFTATERDKGEYQDCMEIQETSTLLMRAPKDSFTFKSSQRGFSNMTHKFTFSRIFGEDTSQKDFFDDTMLSTVKDFIDGQNCLVFTYGVTNAGKTYTIQGAPQDGGILPRSLDVIFNSIEGKHYTSMQLKPRYFCDVTKLTERQLHKEEDIRDSVLSMAARTLKQDNSVTDDADDSRASNYTTATEDSRSEISFHNVTDDSVPNVLEDIRCRIPDDTSIDVEAQGPVKFAIWVSFAEIYNEYIYDLLEAIPKGKKVRRQPLKLSEDKNGQIFIKGLKEIYCRSADEAYKILKIGQQNLSIAATKLNQCSSRSHCIFSIKILRVVDCDNPHVARVSKLSFCDLAGSERYTRTQNTGDRLKEAGNINTSLLTLGKCIHTLRYNQNHPKTHPKIIPFRESKLTRLFQSFFMGKGKASMIVNVNQCASGFDETIHVLKFSAIAKQVTTITSKLDNKWKIPAVAAPPKYPSSRALSMAINQSMSRNRVSVAWATPGLNPDSNLDLTTVDETFIEEDEEDEETEDEEGDVETTPKESKAKLVSLVESLKTQLIETKKLQMMMEVQIRAEVCQEMSQQLVQIESEYKDRMEEERMINEEMYEKRLEMYEKSVKKPRKRPHIETVDTDDEFVSSLLLHAEQSKVQEREKTIRSLRGDVQKLKDTLDETEEKMNIQDQTSRELQGLVETSSLALEEAKAKMCIKDQKLLDMETKLKETYDAVALKEQELVQECSLLTEKIKENEAALTTMENANQELQEKLSISQEKHATQVSQLEAEFKILQESLKTYMEAATTGEDAVGKLSEALSEAADLRLQLQSTTKKDLQTTSAREEAEKYKTELEELKKMHESELQSFRDELKASSKTLVRVGLQVEKEKEKNFDAEEKIVDLEERLSSLNEDKNQSSNDSEEEEQKILTQEKTIKEYLDKLSKQEKSIETSEATIQGLESQLSEEQMKTAEVLAKKEELAKSIKELEENLDDLQTHFDQTNSKGQEATVRAATQEKSIVNCEATIKGLESQLNQEQMKTAEVLAKKEELAKSIKDLEENLDDLQTRFDQTNSKCHEATVRAVAHEKSIENCEAKIKGLESQLNQEQMKSAEVLAKREELEKTIKDLEENLDDLQTSFDQTNSKVQETTVRAAAQEKSIENREATIKGLESQLNQEQKKTAEVLAKKEELEKNIKDIEENLDDLQTRFDQTNSNGQEATVRAAAHEKSIKNCEATIKGLESQLNQEQMKTAEVLAKKEELEKNIKDLEENLDDLQTRFDQTNSKNQEARVRAAALENDLEYVNEEIKKEQKAHNDTKMVASDYGCQVSLLRSQLQTAERMSASSGELAKRYQELEGSLKEMQRTLTDKEIALAEASKWQGDATDLRSQLKMLDDKLKETEQKRSTAETTVQNLSQQCTGLQQSLAQKAKETMEIQQLKDQQKTNEERCIGLEKTLEEQKAKTKSKADTIKQLMNEIEMQCHKLQAVEKDTRANSEVISVLKAGMQEQEATMASQDEILASKEQELDSLRTELTDLQDKYSDLHTVSSENKQAVRESNRNHDQSKKEKETMRKELNETLSKLRELEREHEEHKKKLVDTKAALSDYVKEKRAVEGDLQKLKEQLERSQTSLADAQQHPQDCPDKIENVNLLKKITALEQEVMKQVAEKDETLKTWRKEKDNLVGALQEKMESLLEDNKTKITQLEEKEEHIKHLKDKMVSITQSQSMTDDESDSDDTRGSKRRSGKSNEGVQKEVQRLTELLETEREDKKTALTSSKRIVAEKMKSISELEAANRTLQTQLGLIEVSVDVKPLRNMDSSLKDSSSSPSDQPESPDLFAMEVKDQESFSLPGRRRTRVQMDMTPLQKKQPARKGRANTRRTKKRKSMEEMEEFNDDAYGKRNRGDDGSTRVTRSSRKTRAVRGEEDLVDENAMPEAPLTSGRGKRAPFSKIGDMLQNSPIAKSAASSLKSSSRSQPSAKKFVENATSHMTSPTKSPEVQFVSYHGPPTTEKKRKRLLKKDISAPFQSSPFEMVNHGESRGDSSHSIVTRKLRSRNTRV; encoded by the exons GGGCTCCACAAGATGGTGGTATACTGCCGCGATCACTAGACGTCATCTTCAACAGCATCGAGGGTAAACACTATACCAGCATGCAGCTCAAGCCTCGCTACTTCTGCGATGTCACTAAGTTAACAGAGCGACAACTCCATAAAGAAGAGGATATTAGGGACTCAGTGCTGTCCATGGCAGCAAGGACTCTCAAACAG GACAACTCGGTTACTGATGATGCTGATGACTCGAGAGCCTCTAACTACACCACAGCAACGGAGGATTCACGCTCAGAAATTTCATTTCACAATGTAACAGATGATA GTGTGCCGAATGTTCTAGAGGACATTCGTTGTCGGATTCCAGACGATACGTCGATCGACGTGGAAGCCCAGGGTCCAGTCAAATTTGCCATCTGGGTGTCCTTTGCCGAGATCTACAATGAGTACATCTACGATCTCCTGGAAGCGATACCGAAAGGAAAGAAAGTACGACGACAGCCCCTCAAACTGTCTGAAGATAAAAATGGTCAGATTTTCATCAAAG GGTTGAAAGAGATTTATTGTCGGAGCGCAGATGAGGCCTACAAAATCCTGAAGATCGGCCAGCAGAATCTAAGCATTGCTGCAACCAAACTTAACCAGTGCTCCAGCCGCAG TCATTGCATCTTCAGTATCAAGATTCTACGCGTAGTTGATTGTGATAACCCTCATGTTGCCCGAGTGAGCAA GCTTTCATTCTGTGACTTAGCTGGTTCCGAGCGCTACACCCGAACCCAAAACACAGGAGACCGTCTCAAAGAAGCTGGTAACATCAACACGTCGCTGCTCACTCTTGGGAAGTGCATCCACACCCTCAGATACAACCAGAATCATCCAAA GACTCACCCCAAGATCATTCCGTTTCGGGAGAGCAAACTGACGCGGTTATTTCAGAGTTTCTTCATGGGTAAAGGCAAGGCTTCCATGATCGTCAATGTCAACCAGTGTGCATCAGGTTTTGACGAAACCATCCATGTGCTTAAGTTCTCAGCAATAGCCAAGCAG GTGACAACAATCACCTCCAAGTTGGACAACAAATGGAAAATCCCAGCCGTCGCAGCCCCGCCCAAGTACCCGTCATCCCGAGCACTCTCCATGGCAATCAACCAGTCGATGTCTCGCAACAGGGTGTCGGTTGCCTGGGCCACGCCCGGATTAAACCCAGATTCAAACCTGGATCTGACGACGGTTGACGAGACGTTTATCGAGGAggatgaagaagatgaagagaCTGAGGATGAGGAGGGCGACGTAGAGACCACTCCCAAAGAGTCAAAAGCT AAACTGGTTTCTCTGGTGGAATCCCTCAAGACTCAACTGATTGAAACCAAGAAGTTACAGATGATGATGGAAGTCCAGATAAGAGCAGAGGTTTGTCAGGAGATGTCTCAGCAGCTCGTTCAGATAGAGTCAGAATACAA AGATCGCATGGAGGAAGAACGCATGATCAACGAAGAAATGTACGAGAAACGATTGGAGATGTATGAGAAGTCGGTGAAGAAACCACGCAAGAGGCCGCACATTGAGACAGTTGACACAGACGATGAATTTGTATCCAGCCTCCTGCTTCATGCCGAGCAGAGCAAAGTTCAG GAACGAGAAAAGACCATCAGGAGTCTCAGAGGAGATGTGCAGAAGTTAAAAGACACCCTGGATGAGACGGAGGAGAAGATGAACATACAGGATCAGACGTCTCGCGAACTACAGGGTCTGGTGGAGACTAGCAGCCTAGCCCTGGAGGAGGCAAAGGCCAAGATGTGCATCAAGGATCAAAAACTGCTGGATATGGAGACTAAGCTGAAAGAAACCTATG ATGCAGTGGCACTTAAAGAACAGGAGTTGGTCCAGGAATGTAGCTTATTGACAGAGAAGATCAAAGAGAATGAAGCAGCACTCACGACGATGGAGAATGCAAACCAGGAACTGCAGGAGAAATTAAGTATTTCCCAAGAGAAACATGCAACACAGGTCTCTCAGCTCGAAGCAGAGTTCAAAATCCTCCAAGAAAGCTTGAAGACCTACATGGAAGCAGCCACGACCGGCGAGGATGCAGTTGGGAAGCTCTCAGAGGCTTTGTCGGAAGCTGCTGATCTGAGGCTTCAGTTGCAGTCGACAACCAAGAAGGACTTGCAGACAACTTCGGCGAGAGAAGAAGCAGAGAAGTATAAAACAGAACTGGAGGAGCTAAAGAAGATGCACGAGTCCGAGTTGCAATCATTCCGCGATGAGCTGAAGGCTTCCTCCAAGACCCTTGTGAGGGTGGGGTTGCAGGTCGAAAAGGAGAAAGAGAAGAATTTTGATGCCGAAGAGAAAATTGTTGATCTTGAAGAAAGGCTGAGCTCACTTAACGAGGACAAAAATCAATCGTCAAATGATTCTGAGGAAGAGGAGCAGAAGATATTGACccaagaaaaaacaatcaagGAATATCTTGACAAACTATCCAAACAAGAGAAAAGCATTGAGACTAGCGAGGCTACAATCCAAGGTCTTGAATCCCAACTGAGTGAAGAGCAGATGAAGACAGCTGAGGTCCTTGCAAAGAAAGAGGAACTGGCAAAGAGCATCAAAGAACTTGAAGAAAATCTGGATGATCTACAGACACATTTCGAccagacaaactccaaaggccAAGAGGCCACGGTCAGAGCTGCTACCCAGGAGAAAAGCATTGTGAACTGTGAGGCTACAATCAAAGGTCTTGAATCCCAACTGAATCAAGAGCAAATGAAAACAGCCGAGGTCCTTGCGAAGAAAGAGGAACTGGCAAAGAGCATTAAAGACCTTGAGGAGAATCTGGATGATCTTCAGACACGTTTCGACCAGACAAACTCCAAGTGCCATGAGGCCACGGTCAGAGCTGTTGCCCACGAGAAAAGCATTGAGAACTGCGAGGCTAAAATCAAAGGTCTTGAATCCCAACTGAATCAAGAGCAGATGAAGTCAGCCGAGGTCCTTGCGAAGAGAGAGGAACTGGAAAAGACCATTAAAGACCTTGAGGAAAATCTGGACGATCTGCAGACTAGTTTCGACCAGACAAACTCCAAGGTCCAAGAGACAACAGTCAGAGCTGCTGCCCAAGAGAAAAGCATTGAGAACCGCGAGGCTACAATCAAAGGTCTTGAATCCCAACTGAATCAAGAGCAGAAGAAGACAGCCGAGGTCCTTGCGAAGAAAGAGGAACTGGAAAAGAATATTAAAGACATTGAGGAGAATCTGGATGATCTTCAGACACGTTTCGACCAGACAAACTCCAACGGCCAAGAGGCCACAGTCAGAGCTGCTGCCCACGAGAAAAGCATTAAGAACTGCGAGGCTACAATCAAAGGTCTTGAATCCCAACTGAATCAAGAGCAGATGAAGACAGCCGAGGTCCTTGCGAAGAAAGAGGAACTGGAAAAGAACATTAAAGACCTTGAGGAGAATCTGGATGATCTTCAGACACGTTTCGACCAGACAAACTCCAAGAACCAAGAGGCCAGGGTCAGAGCTGCTGCCCTTGAAAATGACCTGGAGTATGTGAATGAGGAGATCAAAAAGGAACAGAAAGCCCACAATGACACAAAAATGGTAGCATCGGACTACGGCTGCCAGGTTTCTCTCCTTCGCTCCCAGCTTCAGACGGCAGAGCGGATGTCAGCGTCCAGCGGTGAACTGGCCAAACGGTACCAAGAACTTGAGGGCAGCCTCAAGGAGATGCAGCGCACCCTGACGGATAAAGAAATTGCTCTTGCCGAAGCATCTAAATGGCAGGGCGATGCTACTGATCTACGCTCCCAGCTTAAAATGTTGGACGACAAGCTGAAAGAGAcggaacaaaagaggtccaccgCTGAAACGACGGTGCAGAATCTTTCACAACAGTGCACTGGGCTCCAGCAAAGTCTTGCCCAGAAAGCGAAAGAGACAATGGAGATCCAGCAGCTCAAG GACCAGCAAAAGACCAACGAGGAGCGATGCATCGGTTTGGAGAAAACCCTAGAGGAGCAGAAGGCCAAGACAAAGAGCAAAGCGGACACCATTAAGCAGCTCATGAATGAGATCGAGATGCAGTGCCACAAACTCCAGGCAGTAGAGAAAG ATACACGAGCCAACAGCGAGGTGATTTCTGTCTTAAAGGCTGGCATGCAGGAGCAAGAAGCAACCATGGCAAGTCAAGACGAGATTCTCGCTTCTAAAGAGCAGGAGCTGGACTCACTCAGAACAG AGCTAACAGATTTGCAGGACAAGTACTCTGACTTGCACACCGTCTCTAGTGAGAATAAGCAGGCAGTAAGGGAGTCCAATAGAAACCACGATCAGTccaagaaggagaaggagacAATGAGGAAAGAGCTCAATGAAACCCTCAGCAAACTCCGCGAATTGGAGCGAGAACACGAG GAACATAAGAAGAAACTTGTAGACACCAAGGCGGCCCTTTCGGATTATGTGAAGGAGAAGAGGGCAGTAGAGGGTGACTTGCAGAAGCTCAAGGAACAACTTGAGCGATCACAGACGAGCTTGGCCGATGCTCAGCAGCATCCCCAAGATTGCCCAGATAAAATTGAGAACGTAAACCTGCTGAAGAAAATCACTGCATTAGAGCAAGAG GTGATGAAACAAGTTGCTGAGAAGGATGAGACGTTGAAGACGTGGCGTAAGGAGAAGGATAATCTTGTCGGAGCTTTGCAAGAAAAGATGGAATCACTCCTAGAAGACAATAAGACAAAGATAACACAACTTGAGGAGAAAGAGGAGCACATCAAACATCTAAAG GATAAGATGGTGAGCATCACCCAGTCCCAGTCCATGACTGACGATGAGAGCGATTCGGACGACACCAGGGGGAGTAAGAGACGGTCCGGGAAGAGCAATGAGGGTGTCCAGAAGGAGGTGCAACGGCTAACTGAACTG TTGGAGACAGAAAGAGAGGACAAGAAGACAGCTCTGACTTCATCCAAGAGAATTGTGGCTGAGAAGATGAAATCTATCTCGGAGCTAGAGGCGGCAAATCGCACACTTCAGACACAACTTGGACTAATTGAG GTGAGCGTTGACGTCAAACCTTTACGCAACATGGATTCCTCCCTCAAGGACTCCTCTAGTTCCCCAAGCGACCAGCCCGAGTCCCCTGACCTCTTCGCCATGGAGGTCAAAGATCAAGAGAGCTTCTCCCTCCCTGGCCGACGAAGGACTCGCGTACAGATGGACATGACCCCACTGCAGAAGAAGCAACCGGCGCGAAAAGGGAGGGCGAACACGCGCAGAACCAAAAAGCGAAAGAGCATGGAAGAGATGGAG GAGTTTAATGACGATGCCTATGGGAAGAGGAACCGCGGTGATGATGGAAGTACAAGAGTGACGAGAAGCTCAAGAAAGACAAGAGCTGTTAGAGGAGAGGAGGATTTG GTTGATGAAAACGCGATGCCCGAAGCACCCTTGACCAGTGGGCGGGGCAAGAGGGCGCCTTTCTCCAAGATTGGAGACATGCTGCAGAACTCGCCAATTGCGAAATCAG CAGCCTCCTCGTTAAAATCTTCCTCTCGGTCCCAACCCTCAGCCAAGAAGTTTGTGGAAAATGCAACGTCCCATATGACGTCCCCGACGAAGTCCCCGGAGGTGCAGTTTGTGTCGTATCACGGTCCACCTACGACCGAGAAGAAACGGAAACGTCTCCTCAAGAAAGACATCTCAGCTCCCTTCCAGAGTTCCCCATTTGAG ATGGTTAACCATGGAGAGTCAAGGGGTGATAGTTCACACAGTATTGTGACAAGaaaactgaggtctcgcaaCACAAGAGTGtaa